From the genome of Paraburkholderia aromaticivorans, one region includes:
- a CDS encoding fimbrial protein: MNARTHSLTERAVTDYFVFASLTDEHVHWLADTLVGAGVVETATLDPSMLTQRIATLNPSLVFVDFSCGRAAAASAAASAVRAAYPSMQIVALGSLAEPESALAALRAGVRDFIDLTAPREDALRITRQVLDNLVEPVSRHGHVTALLGARVGMGVSTLAANLSVMLQRRDVAQGRQAALLDLGLPAADASLLLNTRSEFNFVEAVRNLRRFDQTFVHTALSHHASGLALTTLPPNLADMREVSYSSSIGLLSRLRAFFDQQIVDLGGFTNVEFIAHVVQAADETWLLCDQGVASIVSAVGVLDALREEGVDTANVQLIVNKFDADLGLAAAQIAQRLDIALLATLPERRVALGQAVNQGHLLADVAARDPYVRALEPLIERLGGAQRSARQARGKSALGALKRLIPTTHKRS, from the coding sequence ATGAACGCGAGAACGCATTCATTGACTGAACGGGCGGTCACCGACTATTTCGTGTTCGCGTCGCTCACCGACGAACACGTGCATTGGCTCGCCGATACGCTGGTGGGCGCCGGTGTGGTCGAAACGGCCACGCTCGATCCGTCGATGCTGACACAGCGCATCGCGACGCTCAATCCGTCGCTGGTGTTCGTCGATTTTTCCTGCGGCCGCGCCGCGGCGGCGAGCGCTGCCGCGAGCGCGGTGCGCGCCGCCTATCCCAGCATGCAGATCGTCGCGCTGGGCTCGCTCGCGGAACCCGAAAGCGCGCTGGCCGCGTTGCGTGCCGGCGTGCGCGACTTCATCGATCTGACGGCGCCCCGCGAAGACGCTCTGCGAATCACGCGCCAGGTGCTCGACAACCTCGTCGAGCCGGTTAGCCGCCATGGCCATGTCACCGCGCTGCTGGGCGCGCGCGTCGGCATGGGCGTGAGCACGCTGGCCGCGAATCTTTCGGTGATGCTGCAACGGCGCGACGTCGCGCAGGGCCGGCAAGCGGCGTTGCTCGATCTCGGCCTGCCGGCTGCGGACGCCTCGCTGCTCCTGAATACGCGCAGTGAATTCAATTTCGTCGAAGCCGTGCGCAACCTGCGCCGCTTCGATCAGACTTTCGTGCATACCGCGCTGTCGCACCACGCGAGCGGCCTTGCGCTCACCACGCTGCCGCCGAACCTGGCCGACATGCGCGAGGTGTCGTACTCGTCGTCGATCGGCTTGCTGAGCCGCCTGCGTGCGTTTTTCGACCAGCAGATCGTCGATCTCGGCGGCTTCACCAATGTCGAGTTCATCGCTCATGTCGTGCAGGCCGCCGACGAAACCTGGCTGCTGTGCGATCAGGGCGTGGCTTCGATCGTGTCGGCCGTCGGCGTGCTCGACGCATTGCGCGAAGAGGGCGTGGATACCGCGAACGTGCAGTTGATCGTCAACAAGTTCGACGCCGATCTGGGCCTGGCGGCCGCGCAGATCGCGCAGCGACTGGACATTGCGTTGCTCGCCACCTTGCCGGAGCGGCGTGTCGCGCTCGGCCAGGCGGTCAATCAGGGGCATCTGCTGGCCGATGTCGCCGCGCGCGATCCGTATGTGCGCGCGCTCGAACCGTTGATCGAGCGGCTCGGCGGCGCGCAGCGCAGCGCTCGTCAGGCACGCGGCAAATCGGCTCTCGGCGCGCTCAAGCGCCTCATTCCAACCACTCACAAGCGGTCATAG
- a CDS encoding type II and III secretion system protein family protein, translating into MTERIFVFRKAAWLGMALLAVSTVTDAAGPAQRGQATQAAQAAQPGQPTLAAPAQTIALTVGAQQQIAVGHTLQRVAIGDPSVADVLIIKGDKRGGVLLVGKAAGTTNLMLWARDRDAPLQYTVDVTTPAAASLLGPDTPAVKVLGGTAVVSGTSATMEAHQRAVVAAEGSLGKDGAVFDTSMVASRAVVQVDVRVVEFSRSVLKEVGFNFFKQNNGFTFGSFAPSALTSVSATAGQAPSLTGVTPISSAFNLIFNSATHGLFANLSLLESNNLARVLAEPTLVALSGQSASFLAGGEVPIPVPQALGSTSIEFKPYGVGLTLTPTVLSPQRIALKVAPEASQLDFANAVTISGVSVPAFITRRADTTVELGDGESFVIGGLIDRETASNVAKVPLLGDLPVIGTFFKQLNYQQNEKELVIIVTPHLVSPLAKGATLPSTPGEQSEQRNGPVWRSLIGGVAARDSSPGFSK; encoded by the coding sequence ATGACAGAACGGATTTTTGTTTTCCGCAAGGCGGCGTGGCTCGGGATGGCCTTGCTGGCCGTATCGACCGTGACGGATGCGGCGGGGCCGGCGCAGCGCGGGCAAGCGACGCAAGCCGCACAAGCGGCTCAGCCGGGCCAGCCAACGCTCGCCGCGCCTGCGCAGACCATCGCGCTGACGGTCGGCGCGCAGCAGCAGATCGCCGTCGGCCATACGCTGCAGCGTGTGGCGATCGGCGATCCGTCGGTGGCCGACGTGCTGATCATCAAGGGCGACAAGCGCGGCGGCGTGCTGCTGGTCGGCAAGGCGGCAGGCACGACGAACCTGATGCTGTGGGCGCGCGACCGTGACGCGCCGCTGCAGTACACCGTCGACGTGACCACGCCGGCCGCGGCGTCGTTGCTGGGACCGGATACGCCGGCTGTGAAGGTGCTCGGCGGCACGGCCGTGGTGTCGGGCACGTCCGCGACGATGGAGGCCCACCAGCGCGCCGTGGTCGCGGCCGAGGGGTCGCTCGGCAAGGATGGGGCGGTATTCGACACCTCGATGGTGGCGAGCCGCGCGGTCGTGCAGGTGGACGTGCGGGTGGTCGAGTTCAGCCGCTCGGTGTTGAAGGAAGTGGGCTTTAACTTCTTCAAGCAGAACAACGGCTTCACCTTCGGCTCGTTCGCGCCGTCGGCTTTGACTTCGGTATCGGCCACGGCGGGGCAGGCGCCGAGTCTGACCGGCGTGACGCCGATCTCCTCGGCGTTCAACCTGATTTTCAACTCCGCCACGCATGGGCTGTTCGCGAACCTGAGCCTGCTCGAGAGCAACAACCTCGCGCGCGTGCTGGCCGAGCCGACCCTGGTCGCCCTGTCCGGCCAGAGCGCGAGTTTTCTCGCCGGTGGCGAGGTGCCGATTCCGGTGCCGCAGGCGCTCGGTTCGACCTCGATCGAATTCAAGCCGTATGGCGTCGGGCTCACGCTCACGCCCACCGTGCTGAGCCCACAGCGCATTGCGTTGAAAGTGGCGCCGGAGGCGAGCCAGCTGGACTTCGCCAACGCCGTGACGATCAGCGGCGTGTCGGTGCCCGCGTTCATCACGCGGCGTGCGGACACCACCGTCGAACTCGGCGATGGCGAGAGCTTCGTGATCGGCGGCCTGATCGACCGCGAGACGGCTTCGAATGTTGCGAAAGTGCCGTTGCTCGGCGACCTGCCCGTGATCGGCACGTTCTTCAAACAGTTGAACTATCAGCAGAACGAGAAAGAGCTGGTGATCATCGTGACGCCGCATCTGGTCTCGCCGCTCGCCAAGGGCGCGACCTTGCCGTCGACGCCGGGCGAGCAGTCCGAACAGCGCAATGGGCCGGTGTGGCGCTCGCTGATCGGCGGCGTGGCGGCGCGCGATTCGTCGCCGGGATTTTCGAAGTGA